DNA from Bordetella genomosp. 13:
GCCAGAAGGACACCTCGGGACAGCCCATACCGAGCGAATGGGTGCCCACCGAGTCGTCCACGCTATTGACCGGCCGCGACATCGCCGCCGACGCGCTGGGCAACACCGCGCATCCCGACCACATCGCCAGCCCCGACAACCTGAAGTTCTCCGAGAAGCTGCGCACGCTGTTCATCGGCGAGGACAGCGGCAACCACGTCAACAATTTCCTGTGGGCCTACCACGTGGACACCAGGGAACTGTCGCGCGTGCTGTCGTGCCCGGCCGGCGCCGAGTCCACCGGCCTGCATGCCGTGGACGAGATCAACGGCTGGACCTACATCATGAGCAATTTCCAGCACGCGGGCGACTGGAGCAAGCTGCACGCGCAGGTCCGGGACAAACTGGACCCGCTGGTGAAGCACAACTACAAGGATGGCTACGGCGCATCCGTGGGATACATCACCGGCGTGGACCTGCGGATCGGGCTCATGCGGACCTGAGCGAGCCCGAGACCACTCGTCCGCCGGCCGGCTCGGGCCGCGCAAACGCATGGCGGCCACGCGCGCCGGCAGCGCGGCCCGGCGCTAGCCTCCGAACGCCGCCCGTCGCGGATCGAAGGCCAGTTCGCGCGCCATCCGCTCGTATAGTTCCCGCGCCCGCTGCGTGTCGGCCGGCGGCAGCGCCACGTCCAGCACCAGGTACAGGTCGCCGGCCGGCCGCCCGGGCAGCCCGCGCCCTTTCAGCCGCAGCTTGCGGCCATTGCGGGATCCCGCCGGCACGGAGACTTCGACCGTGCCGCTGGGGGTGGGCACATGCACCGTCGCGCCCAGCGCGGCCTCCCAGGGCGCCACGGGCAGCGTCAGGTACAGGTCGCGTCCTTCGGCGCGATACAGGCGATGCGGCCGGAAGCGCACTTCAAGCAGCAGGTCGCCGTTGGCGGCGCCGCCCACGCCGGGCAGGCCCTGCCCGGCCAGGCGGATCTGCTGCCCTTCCCGCACCCCGGCCGGAATGCGCACGCTCAACGTGCGCGTGCGGATCTGTGGCAGGCCGTGGGCGTCGGTTTCCATGGCGCGCAGGCTGATCTCGCGCGTGGCGCCATGCAGCGCATCTTCCAGGTCGACCTCGATGACGGCGTGATGGTCTTCGCCGCGCGCGCGATAGCCCTGCTGGCCGCCCGCGGCACGACCGCCGAAGATCGACGAGAAGAATTCGCTGAACCCGTCCGCGCCGGGCTCGGCGCCGTGGAATGCGAAACCGCGTTCCCAGCCGGGCGGAGGCTGCCGGTTGTCGCCAACGGACACGCCGTCCAGCAACTGGTCGTAGGCGGCGCGCCGGGCGGCGTCGCCGAGCACTTCGTTGGCTTCATTGATGTCGCGCATGCGCGCGTCGGCGTCGGGTTCCTTGCTGACGTCGGGGTGATACTTGCGGGCAAGCTTGCGGTAGGCGCGCCTGACGTCGTCGTTCGACGCCGTGCGCGCCACGCCGAGGATGCCGTAGTAGTCCTTGAACTCCATGAACGGCTCTCTTGTGTAGGGTGTGAAGGGCGGCCACGCCGCTGGCGCGTCGCCGGCCCGGGATGCCCTGCAGATGGGGGCGGCAGGCGGCTTTTTCAATATACGGGCCAGGGCGGCTGCCCTGCCGCCGGTACGACGGCGCAGTGCTTTCGGCCACGTCATCGTGCCGCACGAGGCTGTGCACGTCTGCTTCTATACTGCTGCGTCACCCCCGCCGCGTGCCGCGGCCCCGCACACAGGACGCCTCCTCATGCTGGAGATCATCGACGTCGATTTCAATGACCCGGCCCACGCGCGCGCCGTGGTCGGCCTGCTGGACGAGTACGCGCGCGGCGACATGGGCAGCGGCGAGCCCCTGCCCGAGGCAGCGCGCCGCGACCTGCCTTCGGCACTGGCCGCGCGGCCCTGGGCGCATGCACTGCTTGCCCGGGTGGACGGCGAGCCAGCCGGCCTGGCCGTCTACTTCGAGGGCTTCTCGACCTTCGCCTGCAAGCCGCTGTTGAATCTGCACGACTTCATGGTGTCCGAGCGCTATCGCGGCCTCGGCATCGCCCAGGCGCTGCTGTGGGCGCTGGAGCAGGCCGCGCTGCGGCTGGGCTGCTGCAAGCTGACGCTGGAAGTGCTCGAGGGCAACCTGCCCGCGCGGGCGCTGTACCGCAAGATGGGCTACGAGGCGTATACGCTGCAGGATGGGAACGGCCGCGCCGAATTCTGGCAGAAGAAGCTGGCGGCCTGACGGATCTGCCGGCCCGCATACCCGACCAGTCGCGGCCCAGCTGAACAACGGCCGCATTCATACGGAGCATCTACATGCACATGCAGGACATCCCCTTCGGCACCACCGACTGGTCCGAGGTCGAACCTACGCAGCATGCCGGCGAGACCGGCACGGCTTATTGGCGCACTCGGCAGTTCGGCGCAGTACGCGTGCGCATGGTGGAGTACACGCCGGGCTACCTGGCCGACCACTGGTGCACCAAGGGGCACATCCTGTTCTGCCTCGAAGGCGAACTGCACACCGAGCTGGAGGACGGACGGACCTACACGCTGCGGCCCGGAATGAGCTATCAGGTCGCGGACGGCGCCGAACCGCACCGCTCGTCCACCGCTACCGGCGCGAAGCTCTTCATCGTCGACTGAAGGCCGGTCGCGCCATCGGCCTTGCGGTGTAAAACGATTGTTTTACACTGGGGGCATGGACAGGCGCACAGACATGATCGACGGGGCGGCGCAGGCATTCGAGGCCCGGGGATTCCGGGGCATCGGTGTCGACGAGGTCCTGGCTCCCTCCGGGGCATCCACCCGCACGCTGTACAAGCACTTCGGCTCGCGCGACGGGCTCGTGCTCGCGGTACTGCAGGCGCGGCACCGCGACTTCATGCAGCGGCTGCACGCGCGCGGCGAGACCGGCGATCCCGTCGCCCAGCTGTTCCACGTGCTGGAGCGATGGCTGGTCGAACACGGCGCCCGAGGCTGCCTGCTGCTGCGCGCGCGCAGCGAATATGCCGCCGCCAACGAGGACATCGTCGCCCTGGTGCGCGGGCAGAAAGAAGAGTTCGAGCGCGAGATCGCGCGGCGCGTCCGCGCGGTGCTGGGCCGCGCCAATGCAGGACTGGCCACGCAGATATGGCTGCTGTTCGAGGGCGCCACGGCGGCGGCGAGCGTTGCCGATCTGTCGGTGGTCGCCGCGGCCAGGCGCGCGGCCGCCGTGCTGGTCATGGCGGCCCGGGGGCGAACGCGATGAGCGGCCGCCTCAACCTCGTCGCCGCGGCGTTCGCCCTCACCGCGCTCAGCTATGGCCTTGCGCGTTTCGCCTATGGGCTGCTGCTGCCCGACATACGGGCCGAACTCTCGCTGAGCGCGACCGCGGCAGGCTGGGTCGCGGGCAGCGCCTTCGCCGCCTATTGCTTCGGCATCGTCTTCGCGATCATGGGCGCAGCACGGCTGGGCGAGCGCGGCCTGACCGTGGCGGCCGGCCTGGCGGCCACGTGCTCCCTGGCGCTGGTATCGATGGCGGCATCGGGCCTCGGCCTGGGCCTGGCCATCGCGCTGGGCGGACTCAGCACGGGATTGACGTCGCCGCCGCTTGCCACCGCGGTCAGCCGGTGGCTGGACGGCACGGCCCGCCCGAAAGCGAACGGCGCGATCAATGCCGGCACGGCCGCCGGCATCATGTTTTCCGGCATCTCGGTCATGGCTTTCGCCGGGCAGTGGCGCGGGCTGTACGGCGGCTTCGCCGCGATCGGGGCCGCGGTGACGGCGTGGCTGTGGGTCGCCATGCCCAAGGGCAGTGGCCACCGCATGGGCGAACGCCTGTCGGCACGCGGGATGGCTCGGGCCGGAGCTGCCGGACTCTGCGCCAGCGCTTTCCTGATGGGCGCCGCAAGCACCGCCATATGGACCTTCGGCGCCAACCTGATGCGCGAGGAACTCGGCATGCAGGACGGCGCCATCGCGCTGGGCTGGATCGTGCTGGGCGCGGCCGGCCTCGCCGGCATGGGCACGGGCTTGCTCAGCGCGCGCTACGGCATCGGCACGGTCCATCGCGCCGCCGTGTTCGCCATGGCCCTGGCCATTGCCGGGCTTGCCGCCGCGCCGCTTGCGCCGATGCTGGCTTACGCCGTGATGGGCCTGTTCGGCGTGGCATACATCGTATCGAGCGGCGCTTTCCTGCTGTGGGGCATCCGGATTTATTCCGATCGGCCCGACATGGGCCTGGGCCTGCCCTTTCTGATGATCGCATTGGGCCAGACGGCGGGAGCGCCGTTGTTCGGCGCCATCTGGGATATGGCGGGCAGCGCGGCGGCGCTGCTGGTGCTGGCCGCCCTCATGGCGGGCGCCGCGTGCTGGACGGAATCCGCCGGTCCGGCGCTCGCCGACAGCGGCGCCACGCCGCCACGGGACGGCATCGGCCCGGACCGCCCTGTCGCGACCGCGACACGGCAGCCGGCCGGCGAACCGCGCCGCCGCTGAATTACTGTTACCCTTCCTGCTGCGCGGCAGGAAAGGCCTGTTCGCGCCGCATTGCCGGAGATGCTTCGTGGCAGCCCCTCTCACCCTCTACGTCGACGCCGCCTTTCTCAGTCCCTACGCAATGTCCGCCTTTGTCGCGCTGGTCGAAAAAGGCCTGCCCTTACAGTTGCGGCCGGTGGACCTGGACAGCGGCGAGCAGCGCATGCGTCCGTACCTGATGCGCTCGCCGACCGGCCAGGTGCCTGCCCTGACGCACGACGACTTCCACCTGACCGAATCCTCGGCGATCACGCAATATCTCGAAGACGCCTTCCCGCCCCCGCAGTACCCCGCGCTGTATCCCGAAGGCGTGCGCCAGCGCGCCCAGGCGCGCCAACTGCAGTCCTGGCTGCGCTCGGACCTGCTGGCGCTGCGCGAAGAACGCCCCACCGCTTCCGTATTCGACAAGCCGAGCGATACGCCGCTCAGCGATGCCGCCCACGCGGCCGCGGCCAAACTGATCCGCGTCGCCCAGACGCTGTTGACGCACGGAGGTCCCCACCTGTTCGGAAGCTGGTGCATCGCCGACGTGGACCTGGCCCTGATGCTGCAACGGCTGGCCAGCAGCGGCGACGAACTGCCCGCCGAGCTGCGCGGCTATGCCGCGGCCCAGTGGCAGCGCCCTTCCGTCCAGCAATGGGTGCGGCACCACGCCGCCGCGAGCGGCTGAACACCACCACCGTGTTACGTGTCTATAATCGCGGGCTGCCCGGTAAGCGAACGTAAACAACAACAGCAGGACCAACGGTCGTCTCCCCATGCCCTCCGATGTCAGACACGACGCACTACACTCCTGCCCGCGTGCCCACGCGAGGTGTGCGTGCCTGTCCTGACGAGCAAGGCATGGGAGAGCTTCTTACGTGGCAGCTACCCTTCTCGGGCGCTGGCGCTGGGGCTCATGTTTCCGGCGGTGGGCGCGGTGCTGCTGCAGCACGACGCGCCCCTGTGGTACTGGATCGGCCCGGCGCTGCACGCTTTTCTGTGGCCGTACCTCGCCTGGCGGCTGTCGCGACGCGCCGCGCCGCCTGCCGACGCCAATCGCCGGCACCTGCTCGTGGATCATTTCGGGGCGGGCATGTGGACCGCCGCCATTGCCTTCAATGCGCTGCCCGCCATCCTGATGCTGGCCCTGCTGCTGATGGACAGCATGATCGCCGGCGGCTGGCGGCAATTCCTGCGCGGGCTGGGGCTGCACGCCGCCGGCGCGCTTGCCGGCCTGCTCGTGTTCGGGCTCCATTGGCTGCCGGTCTCGTCTCCCGAACAGATCTGGGCCTGCCTGCCCCTGCTGCTGTTGTATCCGCCGGTCGCCGGGCGCGTCGCATACCGGGCGCTGGATGAGCTGCGCGAACAGCGCGAAGACCTGTCGCAGCTGAGCCTGCACGATCCGCTGTCCGGTCTGCACAATCGCCGCCACATGGACGCGGTGATCCACGCCGAGTACCAGCGCTATCTGCGCCACGGCGAGCCGGCCACGCTGGTGTTGATCGACTTCGATCATTTCAAGCGCATCAACGACGACCTCGGCCATCCCGTGGGCGACAAGGCGATCCGCCGCTTCGGCAAGCGCCTGCGCATGAGCCTGCGCAACTCGGACACGCCCGGCCGCTACGGCGGCGAGGAATTCGTGGTGCTGATGCCGCACACCACCGCGCGCGACGCCAGCCGCTTCATGAAGCGGCTGCAGCAGAACCTGCACGACGAGCCCCTGCTGGAGGAACGGCGCGTGACGATCAGCATCGGCATCGCCAGCCTGGCGCCCGAACTGGAAAGCCATACCGCCTGGGTGAAGCAGGCCGACGCGGCGCTCTATCGCGCGAAGGACCAGGGCCGCAACCGCGTGGCGGTGGCGGGGGACGAGAGCGAAGACGAGTCCGATCAGGCCGACGCGCTCGGCGCGGCCATGCAGCCGCTGCTGCCGCTGGAACGGCGCCTGATGGTGGGTCTTGAATTGGGCGGCATCGCCGCCGCGATCTTCGATCCGTCCGACCGGCTGGCCTGGGCCAACGAGGCGTTCCGCCGGCTGTATTGCGTGCCGCCCTCGGCGCGCACTTTCGCGGACATCATGCACAACTGCCACCGGCTGCGTTGCGGCCCGCGCATCGACATGCCCAGCGTGCGCACCTGGCTGTCCATCGCCGACACCCGACGCAGGCGCGAGCCGCATCGCAGCTTCCTGCAGGCCATGCACGACGGCAGCGTATACCGGGTCGAGGAAACCTCGATGGCCAACGGCTGGCTGCTCAACCTGTGGCTGCCCCACGTCGGCGGCGACGACGGCCGCCAGCGCCAGGGCGCCGGATCAGAACAGCGGGATCCGGCTGGCGTCCGTGTCGACCCACTGGTCGCGGATCGCCAGCAGCTCGGGTAGGCACTCGACGAACAGGGGCACCAGTTCGGGATCGAAGTGCGTGCCGCTTTCCTTGACGATGTGGGCGACCGCCTCGTCCACCGGCCAGGCGGCCTTGTACGGGCGCTCGCTGGTCAGCGCGTCGAACACGTCGGCCAGCGCGACGATGCGCGCCACGTGCGGGATCTGTTCACCGCGCAGCCCGCGCGGATAACCGGTGCCGTCCCACTTCTCGTGATGGCCCTCGGCGATGATGCGGGCCATGCGCAACAGGCCCGACCGGTGATCGCCGATGATCTTGCCGCCGATGATCGGATGCCGGCGCATCACCACCCACTCTTCATCGGTCAGCTTGCCCGGCTTCTTCAGAATGGCGTCGGGAATGCCGATCTTGCCGATGTCGTGCATGGGCGCGGCGTTCAGCACCTCTTCGGCGGCCGTGGCGCTGTAACCGGCCGCCAGCGCCAGCACCTTTGCATAGTGGCTCATGCGGATGACGTGCAGGCCGGTCTCGTTGTCCTTGTACTCGGCCGCCGCGCCCAGCCGCTGGATGATCTGCAGCCGCGTGTCGCGCAGCACCTGCACCTGCACCAGCGACAGGTGGTTGCGCACGCGCGCCTTCACGATCGCCGGGCTGTATGGCTTGGTGATGTAGTCCACCGCGCCCAGGTCGAAGCCATACTGCTCGTCCATCGTATTGGCCAGCGCGGTGACGAAGATGATCGGTATGGTCTCGGTGGCGGTGTCCTGCTTCAGCGCGGCGCAGACCTCGTACCCTGAGATGCCGGGCATCATGACGTCCAGCAGGATCAGGTCGGGCTGTTCCATGCGCGCCAGCTCCATCCCTTTCAGGCCGTCGCGCGCGAAGAACAGGCGATAGTCGTCCTGCAGCGTGTGGCGCAGCACTTGCAGGTTCGTGGGTTCGTCGTCCACCAATAGCAGAGTGGGGCGCGCGTCGACGATCTTTCTCATGATGCGGAGCCCGCTCCGGCCGAACCGCCGGCCTGCAGCTGCGACAACAGCAGCCTGGCATTGTGGAAATCGAAGGTGTCTATGGCGTGATGCAGCGCGTCGTGCAGCGCATGCTGGCCCTGCGCGCGCAGATGCTGGCTGACCGCGTCGAGCGCGGGCGCGG
Protein-coding regions in this window:
- a CDS encoding GNAT family N-acetyltransferase, encoding MLEIIDVDFNDPAHARAVVGLLDEYARGDMGSGEPLPEAARRDLPSALAARPWAHALLARVDGEPAGLAVYFEGFSTFACKPLLNLHDFMVSERYRGLGIAQALLWALEQAALRLGCCKLTLEVLEGNLPARALYRKMGYEAYTLQDGNGRAEFWQKKLAA
- the yfcF gene encoding glutathione transferase; this encodes MAAPLTLYVDAAFLSPYAMSAFVALVEKGLPLQLRPVDLDSGEQRMRPYLMRSPTGQVPALTHDDFHLTESSAITQYLEDAFPPPQYPALYPEGVRQRAQARQLQSWLRSDLLALREERPTASVFDKPSDTPLSDAAHAAAAKLIRVAQTLLTHGGPHLFGSWCIADVDLALMLQRLASSGDELPAELRGYAAAQWQRPSVQQWVRHHAAASG
- a CDS encoding TetR/AcrR family transcriptional regulator, with product MIDGAAQAFEARGFRGIGVDEVLAPSGASTRTLYKHFGSRDGLVLAVLQARHRDFMQRLHARGETGDPVAQLFHVLERWLVEHGARGCLLLRARSEYAAANEDIVALVRGQKEEFEREIARRVRAVLGRANAGLATQIWLLFEGATAAASVADLSVVAAARRAAAVLVMAARGRTR
- a CDS encoding MFS transporter; this translates as MSGRLNLVAAAFALTALSYGLARFAYGLLLPDIRAELSLSATAAGWVAGSAFAAYCFGIVFAIMGAARLGERGLTVAAGLAATCSLALVSMAASGLGLGLAIALGGLSTGLTSPPLATAVSRWLDGTARPKANGAINAGTAAGIMFSGISVMAFAGQWRGLYGGFAAIGAAVTAWLWVAMPKGSGHRMGERLSARGMARAGAAGLCASAFLMGAASTAIWTFGANLMREELGMQDGAIALGWIVLGAAGLAGMGTGLLSARYGIGTVHRAAVFAMALAIAGLAAAPLAPMLAYAVMGLFGVAYIVSSGAFLLWGIRIYSDRPDMGLGLPFLMIALGQTAGAPLFGAIWDMAGSAAALLVLAALMAGAACWTESAGPALADSGATPPRDGIGPDRPVATATRQPAGEPRRR
- a CDS encoding DnaJ C-terminal domain-containing protein; the protein is MEFKDYYGILGVARTASNDDVRRAYRKLARKYHPDVSKEPDADARMRDINEANEVLGDAARRAAYDQLLDGVSVGDNRQPPPGWERGFAFHGAEPGADGFSEFFSSIFGGRAAGGQQGYRARGEDHHAVIEVDLEDALHGATREISLRAMETDAHGLPQIRTRTLSVRIPAGVREGQQIRLAGQGLPGVGGAANGDLLLEVRFRPHRLYRAEGRDLYLTLPVAPWEAALGATVHVPTPSGTVEVSVPAGSRNGRKLRLKGRGLPGRPAGDLYLVLDVALPPADTQRARELYERMARELAFDPRRAAFGG
- a CDS encoding response regulator; this translates as MRKIVDARPTLLLVDDEPTNLQVLRHTLQDDYRLFFARDGLKGMELARMEQPDLILLDVMMPGISGYEVCAALKQDTATETIPIIFVTALANTMDEQYGFDLGAVDYITKPYSPAIVKARVRNHLSLVQVQVLRDTRLQIIQRLGAAAEYKDNETGLHVIRMSHYAKVLALAAGYSATAAEEVLNAAPMHDIGKIGIPDAILKKPGKLTDEEWVVMRRHPIIGGKIIGDHRSGLLRMARIIAEGHHEKWDGTGYPRGLRGEQIPHVARIVALADVFDALTSERPYKAAWPVDEAVAHIVKESGTHFDPELVPLFVECLPELLAIRDQWVDTDASRIPLF
- a CDS encoding diguanylate cyclase, with protein sequence MFPAVGAVLLQHDAPLWYWIGPALHAFLWPYLAWRLSRRAAPPADANRRHLLVDHFGAGMWTAAIAFNALPAILMLALLLMDSMIAGGWRQFLRGLGLHAAGALAGLLVFGLHWLPVSSPEQIWACLPLLLLYPPVAGRVAYRALDELREQREDLSQLSLHDPLSGLHNRRHMDAVIHAEYQRYLRHGEPATLVLIDFDHFKRINDDLGHPVGDKAIRRFGKRLRMSLRNSDTPGRYGGEEFVVLMPHTTARDASRFMKRLQQNLHDEPLLEERRVTISIGIASLAPELESHTAWVKQADAALYRAKDQGRNRVAVAGDESEDESDQADALGAAMQPLLPLERRLMVGLELGGIAAAIFDPSDRLAWANEAFRRLYCVPPSARTFADIMHNCHRLRCGPRIDMPSVRTWLSIADTRRRREPHRSFLQAMHDGSVYRVEETSMANGWLLNLWLPHVGGDDGRQRQGAGSEQRDPAGVRVDPLVADRQQLG
- a CDS encoding DHCW motif cupin fold protein, yielding MHMQDIPFGTTDWSEVEPTQHAGETGTAYWRTRQFGAVRVRMVEYTPGYLADHWCTKGHILFCLEGELHTELEDGRTYTLRPGMSYQVADGAEPHRSSTATGAKLFIVD